The Euleptes europaea isolate rEulEur1 chromosome 2, rEulEur1.hap1, whole genome shotgun sequence genome has a segment encoding these proteins:
- the LRRC8C gene encoding volume-regulated anion channel subunit LRRC8C, producing the protein MIPITEFRQFSEQQPAFRVLKPWWDVFTDYLSVAMLMIGVFGCTLQVMQDKIICLPKRAQLSQTYSNLPNVSNLVSNATPSVPPKPSTPPATVEMKGLKTDLDLQQYSFINQMCYERALHWYAKYFPYLVLIHTLIFMLCSNFWFKFPGSSSKIEHFISILGKCFDSPWTTRALSEVSGEDSEEKDNRKNNINRSNAIQPSTEGTLVKTQSLRSIPEKFVVDKGTPGALDKKEGEQAKALFEKVKKFRLHVEESDLLYAMYVRQTVLKVIKFLIIIAYNSALVSEVQFTVDCNVDIQDMTGYKNFSCNHTMAHLFSKLSFCYLCFVSIYGFTCLYTLYWLFYRSLKEYSFEYVRQETGIDDIPDVKNDFAFMLHMIDQYDPLYSKRFAVFLSEVSENKLKQLNLNNEWTADKLRQRLQMNAHNHLELQLFMLSGLPDTVFEITELQSLKLEIINNVMIPATIAQLVNLQELSLYQCSAKIHSAALVFLKENLKVLNVKFDDFRELPPWMYGLRNLEELYLIGSLSHDISKNITLESFREFKRLKVLYIKSNLSKVPQSVVDVSSHLQKMCLHNDGTKLVMLNNLKKMVNLTELELVHCDLERIPHAIFSLISLLELDLKENNLKSIEEILSFQHLRKLTILKLWHNSITYIPEHIKKLTSLERLYFSHNKIEVLPSHLFLCNKIRYLDLSYNDIRFIPPEIGVLQSLQYFSISCNKVESVPDELYFCKKLKTLKIGKNNLSILSPKIGNLVFLSYLDIKGNHLEFLPPELSGCKALKKCGLVVEDTLFETLPLDVREQMRAE; encoded by the exons ATGATTCCCATCACTGAATTCCGCCAGTTCTCAGAACAGCAGCCAGCCTTCCGTGTGCTGAAGCCATGGTGGGATGTATTTACAGATTATCTCTCTGTTGCCATGCTGATGATTGGAGTGTTTGGCTGCACATTACAG GTTATGCAGGACAAGATTATATGCCTTCCAAAAAGAGCACAGCTGTCACAGACCTACTCTAACCTTCCTAATGTGTCAAATTTAGTCTCCAATGCAACCCCGTCTGTTCCACCCAAGCCGTCCACTCCTCCTGCCACTGTTGAAATGAAAGGACTAAAGACCGACTTAGACCTCCAACAGTATAGCTTCATAAACCAAATGTGTTATGAACGTGCCCTCCATTGGTACGCAAAGTACTTCCCTTACCTTGTCCTTATACATACTTTGATCTTCATGCTATGTAGCAACTTCTGGTTCAAATTCCCTGGGTCGAGTTCAAAGATTGAACATTTTATCTCCATTCTGGGGAAGTGCTTTGATTCTCCTTGGACCACAAGAGCTTTATCTGAGGTGTCTGGTGAAGACTCTGAGGAGAAGGATAACAGGAAGAACAATATCAACAGGTCAAACGCTATTCAGCCGAGCACAGAAGGTACTTTAGTCAAAACTCAGTCTTTGAGATCTATACCTGAAAAGTTCGTTGTGGATAAGGGAACACCAGGGGCCCTGGATAAAAAAGAAGGAGAACAGGCCAAAGCATTGTTTGAGAAAGTGAAGAAGTTCCGACTGCACGTTGAGGAAAGTGATCTGCTGTATGCTATGTATGTTCGCCAGACAGTGCTGAAAGTTATTAAATTTCTCATCATTATTGCATATAACAGTGCACTTGTTTCAGAAGTCCAATTTACAGTGGATTGCAATGTCGACATACAGGACATGACAGGATATAAGAATTTTTCATGCAATCATACTATGGCTCATCTGTTTTCTAAACTTTCCTTCTGCTATCTCTGCTTTGTGAGTATCTATGGATTCACGTGCCTTTACACTTTGTACTGGTTGTTCTACCGCTCACTTAAGGAATATTCTTTTGAGTACGTCCGTCAAGAGACTGGGATTGATGATATCCCAGATGTCAAAAACGACTTTGCTTTTATGCTCCACATGATAGACCAATACGATCCTCTGTATTCCAAAAGATTTGCTGTTTTTCTCTCAGAGGTCAGTGAAAACAAACTGAAACAGCTGAATCTAAATAATGAGTGGACTGCAGATAAATTAAGACAGAGGCTGCAGATGAATGCCCACAACCATTTGGAACTGCAGCTGTTTATGCTGTCTGGACTTCCAGATACAGTTTTCGAAATTACGGAGCTGCAATCATTGAAACTCGAAATCATTAATAATGTCATGATACCAGCCACTATTGCACAACTGGTTAATCTCCAGGAGCTCTCATTGTATCAGTGCTCTGCAAAGATCCACAGTGCAGCTCTGGTATTTTTGAAAGAAAATCTGAAAGTTCTGAATGTCAAATTTGATGACTTCAGGGAGTTACCACCATGGATGTATGGACTGAGAAATTTGGAAGAACTGTATTTAATTGGTTCTTTAAGTCATGACATTTCTAAAAATATCACTTTGGAGTCTTTTCGAGAATTTAAGAGGCTTAAAGTTCTTTACATTAAAAGCAACCTGTCCAAAGTCCCACAGTCCGTGGTTGATGTTTCAAGTCACCTTCAAAAAATGTGTCTTCACAATGATGGCACTAAACTAGTGATGCTCAATAACTTAAAGAAAATGGTTAACTTGACTGAATTAGAGTTAGTGCACTGTGACTTGGAGCGCattccccatgccattttcagcCTTATCAGCCTCCTAGAATTGGACTTAAAGGAAAACAATCTCAAATCAATAGAGGAGATACTTAGCTTTCAACACCTTAGAAAACTTACAATCCTCAAGCTGTGGCACAACAGTATAACCTATATTCCCGAGCACATAAAGAAACTGACAAGCCTGGAGAGGCTTTATTTTAGCCACAACAAGATAGAGGTTCTCCCATCCCACCTCTTTCTCTGCAACAAAATAAGATATTTAGACTTGTCTTATAATGATATCCGATTCATCCCCCCTGAAATAGGAGTCCTACAGAGTTTACAGTATTTTTCTATCTCTTGCAACAAAGTGGAGAGTGTGCCAGATGAGTTGTACTTTTGCAAAAAACTGAAGACACTGAAGATTGGAAAAAACAACTTGTCCATTTTGTCACCCAAAATTGGAAATCTGGTATTTCTGTCTTACTTAGATATTAAAGGCAACCATCTGGAATTCCTCCCGCCAGAACTCAGTGGATGTAAAGCTCTGAAaaagtgtggtctagtggttgaAGACACCTTGTTTGAAACTTTGCCTTTGGATGTCAGGGAGCAGATGAGGGCAGAGTGA